A window of Aliarcobacter trophiarum LMG 25534 contains these coding sequences:
- the gmk gene encoding guanylate kinase, which translates to MIKEIKGAILIISGPSGCGKSTLLKEIYKNIPNYYFSISTTTRDIRGEEEDGIDYHFVTIEEFEKNIEAGNFLEYARVHNNYYGTMLEPITKALNDGKLVVFDIDVQGHKILREKLGNLITSVFITTPTLKILEQRLVARDTDTKEIIEKRVESAKSEICEFLDYDYLIINDNIHKATKEILSIASIARAKTKLFDKNSIVKEWLNS; encoded by the coding sequence ATGATAAAAGAGATTAAAGGTGCAATTTTAATTATTTCAGGTCCATCTGGATGCGGGAAATCTACACTTTTAAAAGAGATATATAAAAATATACCAAACTATTATTTCTCTATCTCTACAACTACAAGAGATATAAGAGGCGAAGAGGAAGATGGGATTGATTATCATTTTGTAACAATTGAAGAGTTCGAAAAGAATATAGAAGCTGGGAATTTTTTGGAGTATGCAAGAGTTCATAATAACTATTATGGAACTATGTTAGAACCAATTACTAAAGCTTTAAATGATGGAAAACTTGTAGTTTTTGATATAGATGTTCAAGGGCATAAAATTTTAAGAGAAAAATTGGGAAATTTGATAACTTCTGTTTTTATAACAACTCCTACACTGAAGATTTTAGAACAAAGATTAGTAGCAAGAGATACAGATACTAAAGAGATTATTGAAAAAAGAGTTGAAAGTGCGAAGAGTGAGATTTGTGAATTTCTTGATTATGATTACTTAATTATAAATGATAATATCCACAAAGCAACAAAAGAGATACTATCTATTGCAAGTATTGCACGAGCTAAGACAAAACTTTTTGATAAAAATAGTATAGTTAAAGAGTGGTTAAATAGTTAA
- a CDS encoding Na/Pi cotransporter family protein — translation MIKRFMFPLLFLVLAYFVLNYESAKVIIAGIAIFLVGMFFMEDGFKLFSGGFLEKILEKFTNSMPKGILNGFLISSIVQSSSLTSVILISFLTTSLIALESAIYVLLGSSLGSSTTAWLIALFGLRIKISHYAMPIIAFGIFFRFSKNLKQKGFGNILLGLGFIFLGISYMVNGFDDLKQSVDLLAYSNDSFLTMFLFFILGAIMTFVVQSSSASIAITLVALASGQILFLNAVALVIGGKIGSTTTTILGSLNSNSNGKRLALTQFILNLIATVFGIVFLFPIINFIDFLALEFDISSDVIKLTLFITIFNLSAVIIMIPFLNKIILKMKTMFIPKVKSWSKLEFLDASSLESSKSILSGLKKENEILFNKLIKSIRHQLSINSDIYISKKNLDKKTLKKESINKLYKIKIKELHNEILDYLDFANKYINSEDMKVLDKSKALTKKIYLLLKNIKTLNKALNLGTQNENIELKQEYKNIKDILIICINEIENIISNHAFDDIDKLYKIKTIQHKLISFDNMANQRVDNLFENRKIDAKVSSKILKDSSFAILLCQNLLNITEKMFIDESMILEDEEEEDED, via the coding sequence ATGATAAAAAGATTTATGTTTCCGCTACTTTTTTTGGTTCTTGCATACTTTGTGTTAAATTATGAGAGTGCAAAGGTAATTATTGCAGGAATTGCAATTTTTTTAGTTGGAATGTTTTTTATGGAAGATGGTTTTAAGCTATTTTCTGGTGGTTTTTTAGAAAAAATTCTAGAAAAATTTACAAATAGTATGCCAAAGGGAATTTTAAATGGTTTCCTAATAAGTTCGATAGTGCAAAGCTCTTCACTTACAAGTGTTATTTTAATCTCATTTTTAACCACATCATTAATTGCTCTTGAAAGTGCTATTTATGTGCTTTTAGGTTCTAGTTTAGGTTCTTCTACTACTGCTTGGTTAATAGCACTTTTTGGGCTTAGAATAAAAATTTCACACTATGCAATGCCTATAATTGCTTTTGGTATATTTTTTAGATTTTCAAAAAATTTAAAGCAAAAAGGTTTTGGGAATATTCTTTTGGGGCTTGGTTTTATATTTTTGGGAATTTCTTATATGGTAAATGGTTTTGATGATTTAAAACAGAGTGTTGATTTATTGGCTTATTCAAATGATAGTTTTTTAACAATGTTTTTGTTTTTTATTTTAGGAGCTATTATGACTTTTGTTGTACAGTCAAGCTCTGCTAGTATTGCAATAACTCTTGTAGCACTTGCAAGTGGTCAAATACTATTTTTAAATGCAGTTGCTTTAGTTATTGGTGGAAAAATAGGAAGTACAACAACAACTATTTTAGGAAGCTTAAACTCAAATTCAAATGGGAAAAGATTAGCTTTAACCCAATTTATTTTAAATCTAATAGCTACTGTTTTTGGTATAGTTTTCCTATTTCCAATTATAAATTTTATAGATTTTTTAGCTTTAGAATTTGATATTTCAAGTGATGTGATAAAGCTTACACTATTTATTACAATTTTTAATTTAAGTGCTGTAATAATAATGATTCCATTTTTGAATAAAATTATCTTGAAGATGAAAACTATGTTTATTCCAAAGGTAAAATCATGGTCAAAATTAGAATTCTTGGATGCTAGTTCTTTGGAGAGTTCAAAATCAATTTTAAGTGGGCTTAAAAAAGAGAATGAAATTTTATTTAATAAATTAATAAAGTCTATAAGACATCAACTTTCAATAAATAGTGATATTTATATTAGTAAAAAAAATTTAGATAAAAAAACTCTAAAAAAAGAGAGTATTAATAAACTTTATAAAATAAAAATAAAAGAGCTTCATAATGAAATTTTAGATTATTTAGATTTTGCGAATAAATATATAAATAGTGAAGATATGAAGGTATTAGATAAAAGTAAAGCACTTACAAAAAAAATATATCTACTTTTAAAAAATATAAAGACTTTAAATAAAGCCTTAAATCTTGGAACTCAGAATGAAAATATAGAGCTAAAACAAGAGTATAAAAATATAAAAGATATTTTAATAATTTGTATAAATGAGATAGAAAATATAATTTCAAATCATGCTTTTGATGATATAGATAAACTTTATAAAATAAAAACTATCCAACATAAGCTTATATCTTTTGATAATATGGCAAATCAAAGAGTAGATAATTTATTTGAAAATAGAAAAATAGATGCAAAAGTTAGTTCAAAAATATTAAAAGATAGCTCTTTTGCTATACTTCTATGTCAAAATTTACTTAATATAACAGAAAAAATGTTTATTGATGAGAGTATGATATTAGAAGATGAGGAAGAGGAAGATGAAGATTAA
- the hisA gene encoding 1-(5-phosphoribosyl)-5-[(5-phosphoribosylamino)methylideneamino]imidazole-4-carboxamide isomerase: protein MDILPAIDLKDGKAVRLSKGVMDSAKIYSDEPWQVARRFEELGSKWVHIVDLNGAFMGEPANLEQIKKIRENCNLKIELGGGIRDEKTIQMYLELGVDRLILGSIALKDPQFVKDMAKKYPIAVGIDALNGMVAVEGWAEVSTIQATALAKEFANAGVEAIICTDISKDGMLCGVNVNFTEEIAKESGLYTIASGGVKDINDIISCKKNGQIGGVIVGKAFYEGTLNLKEAFSIL from the coding sequence ATGGATATATTACCTGCAATTGATTTAAAAGATGGAAAAGCAGTAAGGCTTAGTAAAGGAGTTATGGATAGTGCAAAAATCTATTCAGATGAGCCATGGCAAGTTGCTCGTAGATTTGAAGAATTAGGTTCAAAATGGGTTCATATAGTTGATTTAAATGGTGCTTTTATGGGAGAACCTGCAAATTTAGAACAGATAAAAAAAATAAGAGAAAATTGTAATCTAAAAATCGAATTAGGTGGTGGAATAAGAGATGAAAAAACTATTCAGATGTACCTAGAATTAGGAGTTGATAGATTAATTTTAGGTTCAATTGCATTAAAAGACCCACAATTTGTAAAAGATATGGCAAAAAAATATCCAATTGCAGTTGGTATTGATGCATTAAATGGAATGGTAGCAGTCGAAGGGTGGGCAGAAGTTTCAACAATACAAGCCACAGCTTTAGCAAAAGAGTTTGCAAATGCAGGCGTTGAAGCAATTATCTGTACAGATATCAGTAAAGATGGAATGCTTTGTGGAGTAAATGTAAACTTTACAGAAGAAATTGCGAAAGAAAGTGGGCTTTATACAATTGCAAGTGGTGGTGTAAAAGATATAAATGACATAATTTCTTGTAAGAAAAATGGGCAAATAGGTGGTGTAATTGTTGGAAAAGCTTTTTATGAGGGAACTTTAAATCTAAAAGAAGCATTTTCTATACTATAG
- the hisH gene encoding imidazole glycerol phosphate synthase subunit HisH, whose amino-acid sequence MLGIIDYKMGNLASVYNACSKFTKDVKIIKTKDDITKCDKIILPGVGAYKDAMKYLEKNGLKDAILEFSNSNKPLLGICLGMQLLFESSEEFGYTKGLGLIEGKVIAFNRDKTKELKIPHMGWNTIETKNNILFEGLKNPYLYFVHSFHTVCDDKYIIGKTTYGYEFASAVNKNNIFGFQPHPEKSHNNGLKVLENFINL is encoded by the coding sequence ATGCTAGGAATAATAGACTACAAAATGGGTAATCTAGCAAGTGTTTACAATGCTTGTTCTAAATTTACAAAAGATGTAAAAATCATAAAAACAAAAGATGATATAACAAAATGTGATAAGATTATTCTTCCAGGAGTTGGAGCATATAAAGATGCTATGAAATATTTAGAAAAAAATGGTTTAAAAGATGCTATTTTAGAATTCTCAAATAGTAACAAACCACTTTTAGGAATCTGCCTTGGAATGCAACTATTATTTGAAAGTAGTGAAGAGTTTGGTTATACGAAAGGTTTAGGCTTAATTGAAGGAAAAGTTATAGCTTTTAATAGAGATAAAACAAAAGAGTTAAAAATTCCACACATGGGATGGAATACTATAGAAACAAAAAACAATATATTATTTGAAGGTCTAAAAAACCCTTATTTATATTTTGTACACTCATTTCATACTGTTTGTGATGATAAATATATTATTGGAAAAACAACTTATGGGTATGAGTTTGCAAGTGCTGTAAACAAAAATAATATTTTTGGCTTTCAACCACACCCTGAAAAATCACACAATAATGGATTAAAAGTTTTAGAAAATTTTATAAATTTATAG
- the tsf gene encoding translation elongation factor Ts, with the protein MMAATPQLIKELRELTGAGMMDCKNALNETGGDLDKAVQALREAGLGKAAKKAGNVAAEGLIAIEINSDNTKAVILELNSQTDFVAKNENFINITKEITTHAFAKNINDATTLNSSTINGQEFPTYLAEKIATIGENLVARKLQSVEGQVVNGYVHVTGRTGVILAASCDASVKEKATALLRNIAMHASAMKPTVISYKDLDPAFVESENRAIRAEIEAENDELRRLGKPQKKIPDFVSKSQLTDTAIAQAKARFEDELRASGKPEKIWANIIPGQIERFIADNTQLDGRFALLSQAYVMNDKQTVEQAIAEVDASIKITGYVRFELGEGIEKKEEDFAAEVAKQMGK; encoded by the coding sequence ATAATGGCAGCAACTCCACAATTAATCAAAGAGTTAAGAGAGCTAACTGGTGCTGGAATGATGGATTGTAAAAATGCATTAAATGAGACTGGTGGAGATTTAGATAAAGCAGTTCAGGCTCTTAGAGAAGCAGGGCTTGGAAAAGCTGCAAAAAAAGCTGGAAATGTTGCTGCTGAAGGTCTTATTGCTATTGAAATAAATAGTGATAACACAAAAGCTGTAATTTTAGAGTTAAACTCTCAAACAGACTTTGTTGCAAAAAATGAAAACTTTATTAATATCACAAAAGAGATTACAACTCATGCATTTGCAAAAAATATAAATGATGCTACTACTCTAAATAGTTCAACTATAAATGGACAAGAGTTTCCAACATATTTAGCAGAAAAAATTGCAACTATTGGTGAAAATTTAGTTGCTAGAAAATTGCAAAGTGTTGAAGGTCAAGTTGTAAATGGTTATGTGCATGTAACTGGAAGAACAGGAGTTATCTTAGCAGCTTCTTGTGATGCTAGTGTAAAAGAGAAAGCAACTGCACTTTTAAGAAATATAGCAATGCACGCAAGTGCTATGAAACCAACAGTTATCTCTTATAAAGATTTAGATCCAGCTTTTGTTGAGAGTGAAAACAGAGCTATTAGAGCTGAAATTGAAGCTGAAAATGATGAGTTAAGAAGATTAGGAAAACCACAAAAGAAAATTCCAGATTTTGTTTCAAAATCTCAATTAACTGATACTGCAATTGCTCAAGCAAAAGCAAGATTCGAAGATGAATTAAGAGCTTCTGGAAAACCTGAAAAAATTTGGGCAAATATTATTCCAGGACAAATTGAGAGATTTATTGCTGATAATACTCAATTAGATGGAAGATTTGCACTTTTATCTCAAGCTTATGTAATGAATGATAAACAAACAGTTGAACAAGCAATTGCAGAAGTTGATGCATCAATCAAAATTACAGGCTATGTAAGATTTGAATTAGGTGAAGGAATTGAGAAAAAAGAAGAAGATTTTGCAGCTGAAGTTGCAAAACAAATGGGTAAATAA
- a CDS encoding GGDEF domain-containing protein, with product MDSNKKITLIIFSLVVILTSIIVVIVAIGSRETGYNGVTNKAHLTAEVVKKSLTSHMLNGNMDQRDVFLNSISSLKDVQSLWLVRAKSVSEQFGPSHLANENPKDQIDIEVLNSGKEKIIINESLYGATLRITIPYTASSFDKPNCLACHNAKEGDVLGAISLNFDISEDRGSNIMILLYIILIIGLFLIFFLIFIQKKIEPFTNSFNSLVQVLKRVHEGDYSVRAQAGILKEDKEASLWLNELIEKLETVLTGIEKNLTSFVHNRASNVNHDKLISAKDIIEDISEIYHYKKTIENDFSIDDIYYRLISVLRDKLGIKHFIIFETDLVKDERKTIFSAPNTKPYCSLEKSIKESCRAERINSIVSSENFSEICRVAKCNKDEQHICIPFYINDQTNITIHIVSNSKEELNNLKYQIGIIKKYLEETKPILESKLLMDALRQKNLTDSLTGLYNRKYLDEIVEKKLALDVKNGVIYSIMFLDIDYFKMVNDSYGHDIGDDILRKLAITMKKSIGPNETLIRYGGEEFLILKKDATQENTKELAEKINNEFSKIVFNYGGDNFTKTVSIGYSFYPIDTDQFWKCIKFADISLYEAKATGRNRVVKFSKDILKNGDKLDY from the coding sequence ATGGATTCAAACAAAAAAATAACACTAATTATATTCTCTTTAGTTGTTATTTTAACTTCTATTATAGTTGTAATAGTTGCCATTGGCTCAAGAGAAACAGGATATAATGGAGTTACAAATAAAGCTCACTTAACTGCTGAAGTAGTAAAAAAATCGCTTACTAGCCATATGTTAAATGGGAATATGGATCAAAGGGATGTATTTTTAAATAGTATTAGTTCTTTAAAAGATGTTCAATCTCTTTGGCTAGTAAGAGCAAAAAGTGTTAGTGAACAGTTTGGTCCATCACACTTAGCAAACGAAAATCCTAAAGACCAGATAGATATTGAAGTTTTAAACTCTGGAAAAGAAAAAATTATAATTAATGAGAGTCTTTATGGAGCAACCTTAAGAATTACAATTCCATATACTGCTTCTAGCTTTGATAAACCAAACTGTTTAGCCTGTCATAATGCAAAAGAGGGAGATGTTTTGGGTGCTATTTCACTTAACTTTGATATAAGTGAGGATAGAGGCTCAAATATCATGATTTTACTCTATATTATTTTAATCATTGGACTATTTTTAATCTTTTTTCTTATATTTATACAAAAAAAAATAGAACCATTTACAAACTCATTTAATAGTTTAGTACAAGTTTTAAAAAGAGTTCACGAGGGTGATTATAGTGTAAGAGCTCAAGCAGGTATTTTAAAAGAGGATAAGGAAGCTAGTTTATGGCTAAATGAATTAATAGAAAAGCTAGAAACTGTACTAACTGGAATAGAGAAAAATCTAACATCTTTTGTACATAACCGTGCTAGTAATGTAAACCACGATAAGCTAATAAGTGCAAAAGATATTATAGAAGATATTAGTGAGATTTATCACTACAAAAAAACTATTGAAAATGATTTTAGTATTGATGATATATATTATAGATTAATTAGTGTTTTAAGGGATAAACTGGGAATCAAACACTTTATTATTTTTGAGACTGATTTGGTAAAAGATGAGAGAAAAACAATTTTTTCTGCACCAAATACAAAACCTTATTGTAGCCTTGAGAAAAGTATAAAAGAGAGTTGTAGAGCAGAAAGAATAAATAGTATTGTCTCTTCTGAAAATTTCTCTGAAATTTGTAGAGTAGCAAAATGCAATAAAGATGAGCAACATATTTGTATTCCATTTTATATAAACGATCAAACAAATATAACAATACATATAGTTTCAAACTCAAAAGAAGAATTAAACAACTTAAAGTATCAAATAGGAATTATCAAAAAATATTTAGAAGAGACAAAACCTATTTTAGAAAGTAAACTTCTAATGGATGCTTTAAGACAAAAAAATCTCACAGACTCTCTTACAGGACTATATAATAGAAAATACCTAGATGAAATTGTAGAGAAAAAACTAGCTCTTGATGTTAAAAATGGAGTTATCTACTCAATTATGTTTTTAGATATTGACTATTTTAAGATGGTAAATGATAGTTATGGCCACGATATTGGAGATGATATTTTAAGAAAATTAGCAATTACCATGAAAAAATCAATTGGTCCTAATGAGACTTTAATTAGATATGGTGGAGAGGAGTTCTTGATTCTTAAAAAAGATGCCACACAAGAGAATACAAAAGAGCTAGCAGAAAAGATTAATAATGAATTCTCAAAAATTGTATTTAACTATGGTGGAGATAACTTCACTAAAACTGTAAGTATTGGATACTCTTTCTATCCAATAGATACAGATCAATTTTGGAAATGTATTAAGTTTGCAGATATTTCACTGTATGAAGCAAAGGCAACTGGAAGAAATAGAGTTGTAAAATTCTCTAAAGATATCCTAAAAAATGGTGATAAACTAGACTACTAA
- a CDS encoding ABC transporter ATP-binding protein — translation MSEERNNRPLLAPLLLEAKNLSHSFDYELFKNININLHKKESVAIIGTSGSGKSTLLNILSSLLKPTTGDVVFQSKDLYSLKQNELLRIRRDDFGIIFQAHYLFRGFSAIENLNIATLLSHEEVDYNLLKELNITHVLNQGVGELSGGQQQRLSIARILMKKPKIIFADEPTGNLDKETASIVMSTLFKYIKENDAALILVTHEEDLAFRCDRVFKLEELNLKEIKK, via the coding sequence ATGAGTGAAGAAAGAAATAACAGACCACTCCTTGCACCCTTACTACTTGAAGCAAAAAATCTATCTCACAGTTTTGATTATGAACTTTTTAAAAATATAAATATAAATTTACATAAAAAAGAGTCAGTAGCAATAATTGGAACAAGTGGAAGTGGAAAATCTACTCTTTTAAATATATTATCTTCACTTTTAAAGCCAACAACTGGAGATGTTGTTTTTCAAAGTAAAGATTTGTACTCTCTAAAACAGAATGAACTTTTACGAATAAGAAGAGATGATTTTGGTATTATCTTTCAAGCTCACTATTTATTTAGAGGATTTAGTGCCATTGAAAATTTAAATATTGCAACACTATTAAGCCATGAAGAGGTTGATTATAACCTTTTAAAAGAGTTAAATATTACACATGTTTTAAATCAAGGTGTTGGTGAGTTAAGTGGTGGACAACAACAAAGATTATCAATTGCTAGAATTTTAATGAAAAAACCAAAAATAATATTTGCAGATGAACCAACAGGAAATTTAGATAAAGAAACAGCAAGTATAGTTATGAGTACTCTTTTTAAATATATAAAAGAGAATGATGCAGCACTTATTTTAGTAACTCATGAAGAGGATTTGGCCTTTAGATGTGATAGAGTTTTTAAGCTTGAAGAGTTAAATTTAAAGGAGATTAAAAAGTGA
- the rpsB gene encoding 30S ribosomal protein S2: MVTMKDLLECGVHFGHQTRRWNPKMKKFIFGVRKNIYIIDLQKTLRYFRYTYNVVRDRAAEGQTMIFVGTKKQASETIKKAAESCGMPYVNHRWLGGMLTNFGTIKKSIRKLEIIKKMREEGQLDLLTKKEALMLTRKEEKLELYLGGIKEMHKLPDMMFVLDAVKEKIAIAEARRLGITVVAPLDTNCDPDVVDLPIPGNDDAIRSIHLFCNEMAAAMNEGKAVLAESGEETSGEPISQAEQDELIAEAVAEGEEINFGEGEEA, encoded by the coding sequence ATGGTTACAATGAAAGACCTATTAGAGTGTGGTGTACACTTCGGACACCAAACAAGAAGATGGAATCCAAAAATGAAAAAATTCATTTTCGGTGTTAGAAAAAATATCTATATTATAGATTTACAAAAAACATTAAGATATTTCAGATATACATATAATGTTGTAAGAGATAGAGCGGCTGAAGGTCAAACAATGATTTTTGTTGGTACTAAAAAACAAGCTAGTGAAACTATCAAAAAAGCTGCTGAATCTTGTGGAATGCCATATGTAAACCACAGATGGTTAGGTGGAATGCTTACAAACTTTGGAACAATCAAAAAATCAATTAGAAAATTAGAGATTATTAAAAAAATGAGAGAAGAGGGACAGTTAGATCTTCTTACAAAAAAAGAGGCTTTAATGCTTACAAGAAAAGAGGAGAAATTAGAGCTTTATCTTGGTGGAATTAAAGAGATGCACAAACTTCCAGATATGATGTTTGTACTTGATGCAGTTAAAGAAAAAATTGCTATTGCAGAAGCTAGAAGATTAGGAATTACAGTTGTAGCTCCTCTTGATACAAACTGTGACCCAGATGTTGTTGATTTACCAATTCCAGGAAATGATGATGCAATTAGAAGTATTCACTTATTCTGTAATGAAATGGCAGCTGCTATGAATGAAGGTAAAGCTGTATTAGCTGAAAGTGGTGAAGAAACTTCAGGAGAACCTATTTCTCAAGCTGAGCAAGATGAACTTATAGCTGAAGCAGTAGCTGAAGGAGAAGAGATTAACTTTGGTGAAGGAGAAGAGGCATAA
- a CDS encoding UDP-N-acetylmuramoyl-L-alanyl-D-glutamate--2,6-diaminopimelate ligase: MILEIENKIFTDNTKELKSGSTFVVSKQNEIFEEMAKSSGYETISSENLKNYLDMSSIKIIGITGTNGKTTTATTIYTLLLNLGYKVALQGTRGFFINGVQVEEYSLTTPVQLGNFANIQKAMKNSCSFFIMEVSSHAISQNRVEGLEFFLKIHTNITRDHLDFHNSIEEYIDVKNSFLSDESLKLVNIDDKVLKYNQKNSFTYSLEKLSNFKVLNYKIDKKLSVEFSFLDKNYSFSSNLLGVFNIYNQIASIAAVYLATKKPIDDICEALKDFKGVSGRVEVVSTEPLVIVDFAHTPDGMEEVLKSFLNKDIVCVFGAGGNRDSAKRPLMGQIAKKYSKYVVVTSDNPRFENPNEIIKDILSGIEDMSNVFVEADRKEAIKKALNLTNKNSVVLVLGKGDEATQIIEDKKIAFSDKKEILNLLK, from the coding sequence ATGATACTAGAAATAGAGAATAAAATATTTACAGACAATACAAAAGAGCTAAAAAGTGGCTCTACTTTTGTAGTTTCAAAACAGAATGAGATTTTTGAAGAGATGGCAAAGAGTAGTGGTTATGAAACTATCTCTTCTGAAAATTTAAAGAATTATTTAGATATGAGTAGCATAAAAATTATAGGAATTACAGGGACAAATGGTAAAACTACTACTGCTACAACAATTTATACTCTTCTTTTAAATCTGGGTTATAAAGTTGCTCTTCAAGGAACTAGAGGATTCTTTATTAATGGTGTTCAAGTAGAGGAGTATTCTCTTACGACTCCAGTACAATTAGGAAACTTTGCAAATATACAAAAAGCTATGAAAAACTCTTGTTCTTTTTTTATTATGGAAGTAAGCTCTCATGCAATTTCTCAAAATAGGGTAGAAGGCTTAGAGTTTTTTTTAAAGATTCATACAAATATTACTAGAGATCATTTAGATTTTCATAACTCTATAGAAGAGTATATTGATGTGAAAAATTCATTTTTAAGTGATGAAAGTTTAAAGCTTGTAAATATAGATGATAAGGTTCTAAAATACAATCAGAAAAATTCTTTTACATATTCATTAGAAAAACTATCAAATTTCAAGGTTTTAAACTATAAAATAGATAAAAAACTTAGTGTAGAGTTCAGTTTTTTAGATAAAAACTATAGTTTTTCTTCAAATCTTTTGGGAGTTTTTAATATATATAATCAAATAGCAAGTATAGCAGCTGTTTATTTAGCGACAAAAAAACCAATAGATGATATTTGTGAAGCATTGAAAGATTTTAAAGGTGTTAGTGGAAGAGTAGAAGTTGTTTCTACAGAACCTTTGGTAATAGTTGATTTTGCTCATACTCCTGATGGAATGGAAGAGGTTTTAAAAAGTTTTCTAAATAAGGATATAGTTTGTGTTTTTGGAGCTGGTGGTAACCGTGATAGTGCAAAACGACCACTTATGGGTCAAATTGCAAAGAAATACTCAAAATATGTAGTGGTAACTAGTGATAATCCACGATTTGAAAACCCAAATGAGATTATAAAAGATATTTTAAGTGGAATAGAAGATATGTCAAATGTTTTTGTGGAAGCTGATAGAAAAGAGGCTATAAAAAAGGCTTTAAATTTAACAAATAAAAATAGTGTAGTCTTGGTACTTGGAAAGGGTGATGAGGCAACTCAAATAATAGAAGATAAAAAAATAGCTTTTAGCGATAAGAAAGAGATATTAAATCTTCTTAAATAG
- a CDS encoding NifU family protein: MFPFTDEDLQEPVSNIIKIKIAPMIARDGGAIELLAIKNAKIYIQLKGACVGCSASGSTLKYVVEKNLKEAIHPDLKIVNVPIGKSDYLED; the protein is encoded by the coding sequence ATGTTTCCATTTACAGATGAAGATTTACAAGAGCCTGTAAGCAATATTATAAAAATAAAAATAGCTCCAATGATAGCAAGAGATGGTGGAGCAATAGAACTATTGGCTATAAAAAATGCAAAAATTTATATACAACTAAAAGGTGCATGTGTTGGATGTAGTGCTAGTGGAAGCACTTTAAAGTATGTGGTAGAAAAAAATCTAAAAGAAGCTATTCATCCAGATTTAAAAATAGTAAATGTTCCTATTGGGAAAAGTGATTATTTAGAGGATTAA